Proteins from a genomic interval of candidate division WOR-3 bacterium:
- a CDS encoding biotin--[acetyl-CoA-carboxylase] ligase yields MRIILLPGVTRFNKILVYHTVSSTQDIAKSLVLAQRAQVSEVVISAYRQTQGHGRHHEYWISEPGGLYLSIIYKSPFPIINVDNFTRNLAIIIKDALESLLSDTKLELRGINDLYLHNKKLAGILVETVSYGQVPLAAPYIYIIGIGVNVNQPGFPFGLTKEPTSLYCEFKKKFSRFAILLAICNQLSRKLI; encoded by the coding sequence TTGCGAATAATTTTACTACCCGGAGTCACACGTTTTAATAAAATATTGGTTTATCATACAGTTAGTTCCACCCAAGATATTGCTAAGAGTTTAGTTTTAGCGCAAAGAGCTCAAGTTTCAGAAGTTGTAATCTCGGCATACCGGCAGACTCAAGGTCATGGTCGACATCATGAATATTGGATCTCAGAACCTGGTGGCCTATACCTCTCAATCATTTACAAAAGTCCGTTTCCAATAATAAATGTTGATAACTTCACAAGGAATCTAGCCATAATAATAAAAGATGCTTTAGAAAGTCTTTTGTCCGATACCAAGCTTGAACTACGGGGGATTAATGACCTTTATTTACACAATAAAAAACTTGCTGGTATTCTGGTGGAGACAGTATCTTACGGTCAAGTTCCGTTAGCGGCACCGTATATTTATATCATCGGTATCGGAGTCAATGTTAATCAGCCGGGTTTCCCTTTTGGTTTAACCAAAGAGCCCACTTCACTTTACTGTGAATTTAAGAAAAAATTTTCCCGCTTCGCGATTCTTTTGGCAATTTGTAATCAACTTTCTCGTAAGCTGATTTAA